Proteins from one Palaemon carinicauda isolate YSFRI2023 chromosome 26, ASM3689809v2, whole genome shotgun sequence genomic window:
- the LOC137619916 gene encoding integumentary mucin C.1-like, producing the protein MTITTTSKTVTTTTTKTTTTNATTAITTITTASKTTTTNTSTTIPTTTTTSITTTTTTYTTTTTTTTTSTTTTTTPSKTITNTTITTSKTTTTTTTTTTTTTGTTTTTTTTIDNNTQNDNDKINDNNIVL; encoded by the coding sequence ATGACTATAACTACTACTTCTAAGActgttactactacaactactaaaaCTACCACTACTAATGCTACCACAGCTATTACGACTATAACTACTGCTTCTAAAACTACTACAACTAATACTTCTACAACTATtcctactacaactactacttctataactactacaactactacttatacaactactactactacaactactacttctactactactacaactactcctTCTAAAACTATTACTAATACTACAATTACTACTTCTAAAACTACTACAacaaccaccaccactactactactactactggtactactactactactactactactattgataataatacccaaaatgataatgacaaaattaatgataacaatatcgTTCTTTAA